The genomic stretch atagaaagatatacgggacccgaatgtgcgattatagatgaagactgcctaactcgtgtgtatttccatcagattaattgtaaccctgggctaggaatttaagaatactccattttgccttgcaggttgtgactcatcatttggcacgagttagggtatTTTGCCtaacatctaaaatcgttagtaaaatattaataatccaagagagaaattttaacatgatgatacctgatcgtaggtactttctcaaaagtaatatctttttaagtggacggcattccaatgtgaaggtaaaactttaccatccattgtctccaactggtatgctccttttcccgcaatgccacggactttgtacagtccttcccatgttggacttagctttcctgaattagcagcctttgtagattggaacacctttttaagcacgaagtccccaattttgaaaaatctaaggcatgctttcctattgtaatatcgttctattacttgcttttgtgctgccatccttatcaatgcagcttctcttctcccttcaagtaaatctaggctaacccgcatctcttcattattagattcctccgttgcctgatcgtatcgtgtgcttggctcacctatttcaactggaattaaggcttcctcaccataaaccattgaaaatggtgtttctccagtgcctgttttggtcgttgtacgataagcccataacactccaggtaacacctcaggccaattaccttttgaatcatgtaacctcttcttcaagttgttgataatgactttgttagtagattctgcttgtccattccctacttgatgatatggcgtagacgttattcttttgatctgccaactttgaagaaattctgtgatttgagctccaatgaattgtggtccattgtcacacacgatctcctttggtgctccaaagcggcatattatatttcgccatatgaagtctttaacttctttctctcgtacctgtttaaatgcccctgcttctacccatttagtgaaataatctgtaagtacaagttgaaattttacctgaccttttgcttgtggaagtggacctacgatatccattccccatttcataaagggtcatggggctataacaggatgtagtaactcagctggtctgtgcatattattgtcgtacctttgacatttatcacatttggacacgaaactggttacctcttcttccatcttaggccaataatatcctgtgcgaattaatgttcttaccagtgaccgtcctcctgcgtgattcccacaatgtccttcgtgtacttctctcatcacatattctgtttgagagggtccgagacaccttgctagtggtccaccgaacatctttcgataaagatttccttgatataaacagtatcgtgcagcttttttgcgaagcacgtgagcctttcctttgtcattaggcacggtaccgtgctgtaaaaaggcaacaatttcgtttctccaatcccatattaaatgattaaaatttacctcgtttttatcagattcgagaacgaaatgaaatagatgtatgactgaagcattcgTATTGTTTGCTACGTTTGCTGCGGATGCGagatttgctaaagcatctgcttctacattctcatctcttgggatctgcactactttccaagtttggaattgctttattaactcccgtaccttttcgaggtattcttgcattcgtgactctctggctgtataagtcccccagcatttgattaaccacgagttgagaatcactcttgattataatctgtgttatgccgagttctcgtgccaattctaaacctgcaattacagcctcaaactctgcttcattgttagttatagaatgatattctatagcctgtctaatggtctcacccgcaggtggtacgaggagtattcctaggcctgccccttttacattataTGAACcgtcagtgaataaaacccaagtccccgggttcgcaccattaaaaactagtaattctttttctgtttctaaatgcatcccctggctaaaatcagccacgaaatcagctagtacttgagactttatagcggttctgggttgataaacaacttcatattcacttaattctatagcccatttttctaatcttcctgaaagttcatgtttatgcaaaatatttcgaagcggaaaagcagtaactacattaatgggatgacattgaaaataaggtcttaattttctagatgccatgatcaaagctaatgctaatttttctagctgtaggtatcgtgtctcagcttccaataaggacttacttacataataaatagtagattgtttaccttggtcctcgcagactaaaacaacactcactgcaacttcagatacggccagataaatgagaagttttccccctacctttggttttgccaacaacggtggttttgacaaataaactttcaaatttctaagggcttgttgacaatcttcattccattcaaaatgatcttgctttttaagtgcagagaaaaacttaaaacacctttccgaggatttggaaataaatctccccaaagctgcaattcttcccgttaatctttgtacttcctttttattagtaagtatatccgggatttcttctattgctttgatctgagaaggattcacttcaataccacgattagaaacaagaaaacccaaaaacttacctgatgcaactccaaatgcacatttttctgggttgagtttcatattaaattttcgcaaaatttcaaaagtaacagatagatgagaaatatgatcatgagattgctgggttttgacgagcatatcatctatatatacctccattgttttccctaaatgttcttggaacattttggtgaccaacctttgataggttgccccagcatttttgagaccaaatggcattactttataacagtaagtccccctgtctgtgatgaaagaagttttttcttcatcaccaggatccattttaatttgattataccccgagtacgcatctaaaaaacttaaaagttcatgacctgcggttgcatcaattagttggtctatatgcggtaagggaaaggaatcttttggacaagctttatttaaatcggtataatccacacaaacacgccacttaccatttttcttgggtacgaccaccgtgttagctaaccaagtaggatactttacctcacggattgatccgatttttaataatttttggacttcatcctgaatcacctggttcttgaaagatCCTTGCTttcgtttcttttgctttattggtgtgaaagaaggatcctcattgagtttgtgagtcatcacattcggtggtatccctgtcatatcagcgtgggaccaagcaaagcagtctaagttagcttttaaaaattcgattatcatacctcgcatgttcatgcttaaattggccccgatataaaccttccgttcatgccattgatcaaataacatcactgcctcaagctcttcaattgtcgttttgatgctttcattttcttcaggttcctgaattgtgtcaagccttgagtccaaatctgtcttttcttgttcagttgaagtttgatcttttttaccttcaactgtttcctgtaattgctatttttctttatttacggcgctcgtacttgttacagcgttgacacttctagccatctgctgatccccacgaatttggcaaattccccacggCGATGGGAATTTAACAACCTGATGgagagttgatgggacaacatccatatcgtgtatccatggtctccccatgatcatattgtaggccatttccatatcaactacctgaaatttagtttccttcacaacacccacagcaaaagttgttagaattacctcaccttttgttactacacttgaattgtcgaagcctgacaaggtgtgcgccttgggtatcattttgtcttcagcttgcatttcccatagtacccttagtaatataatatttatagaactccctggatcaatcaaaactcattttacattagtatcatgtacaagtaaagatattaccagtgcgtcatcatgtggagttgtcactccttcggtatctgcgtcatcgaatgaaatactttcattttcaaggacttgccgcacccgtttcccgtgtgtaattgttaccttagaaaccttgttggaggctgtgtaggttatgtcgtgaatatcttctcccccgcttatgacattgactgtcctcttgggtgaaggaggttgtggtggctcttgcctgtttttcatataagcttgttttcctttctcactaaataactcagtgaggtacccttgcttcaatagaagatccacttcactctgcaagaatctacattctgaagttttgtgcccgtgatttTAACACTCCttaaatttataaaagtttcaagataCGCTAATtatagaactaaattattattattactattatttttatcttgtttatagtgatatatatatatacacacacacatatatatatatatatatatatacacacacacacttaaataattggatatacaattatgaaaatgttaataattttaatattgttaagtaTTAGAGGTGGGTATCATTAGTAGTTAAgtcacaaaagaaaaaaaagtaggttgaaagcaaataaaataattttaaaaaatacaaaaggcTTAAAGCCTTGGAATAAGAATGAGCGTAATTCTCATTCAGAAAGGCAAGAAGCCTATTTCTAACAAACAAGGAAATAAAGAGGCGCAGAACACAAAAAAAAACACATACGCGGGGGTAGGAACAGAGGCGGACAGATATTGCAGCGAAAAAAATTCTAGGGTTCTTCATAACTCACTTATTCTTGAACTCATGTTTGTAAAATCCCCTATTGTCAATTACCCTACAGTAGTAATAGGTAAGAATAgaatagttaattcccttctCCCTCTATATCAACAATAGATTTCATATTTAGGTGTAgtactttaaaattgattaaaatacaCTGATTGTTGTAGAAACAATTGTTTGACGGGTATAAATTTGACTGGAGTCTACGTATTGGCCCAAGGAgtattgaggtgagttgatataaccctttactaaagtgatttaactcacaaaagcacacatacaaggtgtttgatgaattgcttaaaagagtttatctttatttaattagagcgagtgagtacccattaatttagaattgttctagcaaaagtttagatgatcTATTATGCTATATGTGcttaaatttttatatttttgtgtaattcttatatgctattttcatgttgaagattatgaagaagaaagagtctttagaaatatttttatatgtttatttcattcttatgccatgctttacatttaagggcaccaatatgagcatgtacataatgttctataaagaaaagatttagacttgaaaaagtCACAaggaagaagttttagaaagaaaagatttttggggagtatccgttattctgagaaggggtcatcgtccaggccgagggtcctgaccaaggcgttgacttcctgaaactacttgttcCAAAATAGGGAGCAcatgagccgagggtctcgttgctgagaatttacttagccatgctaaggtatgatacatgagcgctgagaaccatgaagcgagtgacaCCTCATGGATTGgacctattcgatcaggttgggatcgaacccgtgccgatcacacggtgactgagacagaattaagtcaggatagttggaactcccaaagtataaagtgaagtaatttttttgtaaagaaagaaaaagaaaagaatttcttttagaatattcgtaaattgctattatgcaattattttagaattattcttataagctttatgttttacatgcatttagaacatttgctcgtaatgtatatgttattaaagtttctcctcctattgttgagactcactgagtacaatggatggtactgacgttctcttttgggaacctacgttggtctgcggtacaacgtatGAACCGAATTTGCAGGCGAACAGGTtacgagttaggacttccttccCTTCCAGtgatattggtgagctccgcttttgttcgtggagtattcttagagtcattttcatttagctatttctttgtttatctaGAGAACTgaccaggaaatctcatgtcctgagcagtgcgtcagtttatcagtagaggcttcatagacatagtaaTTGGGTTGAGATTCATAtgttattttataataacttaacAATAATTCAGTAGTTACAatgaataaagttttggagttgatttatttaaatatttcaaTTAATCAAgagtatttggttagagtattgcTTTGTTGCATATAAAGCGTGGAGCTATAATAGATTGaataagcagagatggttcgctcgATCAGGTTCAGTGATCGAGTGCCGGTCTCGGCTTGTttagaaaatgggtcgtgacaaacttggtatcagagcctcaggtttatggagtcctaggggtctatgaagccgtgttagtagagtcttgtttatgtgtATGAAGCGCGccatacttataaacaggaggctacaagcatttaggaaaaatcttttttttttcatactttagatcgtgcagtagagcctACCTCTAAGAAATTATCTAATGTATTCTTTTCTCCAAAACTCACAGAAATGGCTCGTACTTGCAACTCTGACACCGACACTCAGGATGTTGCTCAAGAAACTATTGCTACTATTGTGGCTCGAGGCATAACTAAAAAGGCTCGAACTCAAAAAAGGAAGGGTAAATCCATAAGGGGGGTTCAAGAACCCTAGGTTGAACATGAAGAAGGGGTGGAGCATGATGAGCAAGTACCTCTGGATCCAACGCCAACCCCAACAGTAGCTCCGACTCAAACAACTATATCCCTAGAGGTGGGTCAGATGTTCAATGCAGTCAACAGTGCTATGGAGATGTTTAAGGACTTTATGGCCAACCAGAACGAGAAAAGAGATAAGATTCCACCTCAAACAAATAGGCAGAAAATTCTGAGTCCTCAAGAGTGAATGAATTTCTGAAGTTGAGTCCTCAAGTGTTCCATGGTTCTATAGTTGATGAATATCCAATGTTATGGATGGAGGGTGTTAAGAAAGCCCTCCGAGTGATGAAAGTATTTGATGACAAAGCTGTGGAGCTGGCTGCTTACTAGCTTAGAGATGTGGCTGGcgcttggtttgagatgtgggaaaaagagagagatgaagatgatggtcCACCTACTTAggaagaatttgaagaggccTTCATGGCTAACTTTATCCCAGAAGAGGATATGGCAGCTAAGACTACAGAGTTCGAACAGATCAAGCAAGGGAATCAAAGTGTGCAAGAGTACTACATGGAATTCATAAGGTTAGCTAAGCATGCTCCTCACATGGTTAAGACAGAAAAAGCAAAGATTCGCAGGTTTGTTGGCGGTTTGGCTTACCACATTAAGGATACGACATCAGCTGCAGCGGTAGGAATGACAGCTTTCTCATCTGTTGTGGGGTTCGCCAAGCACTTAGAAAAAGACAGACAACAAAGGAGAGAAGAGAAAGAGCATAACAAGAAATCCCGGACAACGGGCAGGTTTAATGGTACATCCAGCAGAGGCGGAAGGGATTCCTCTAATAAGGAGTCATTAGCACCAGCTCAGTTCAGTCATCAGTCAGGTGGTGGGTCTTCCTTCAGACGTACTCAGAGTAATGGAAATCAGTCTCGCCAGAATCAGAAttttaggacatcatcctcacatagCCAGAGTCATGCTGAGCAACATTCACACCAGCAAAGTCTTTGTGGAACATATAAGCGGCAGCATTCAGGTCAGTGCAAGCTCGGGTTTCATGGTTGCTACCATTTTGGAGACATTGGTCATATAAAGGCCAACTGCCCAAAGTTGCAACGTAATTTCAGTGGTAGATCAACTCGTCCTTCTAGTTCCTCAGCTACTGCAGTTGCACCACCTCAGGCTCGTGGTTCTCATAATCAGTCCAGGCATGGAGCAGGTAGAGGTGCAGACCGAGTTACTCAGGGATGGGGACAACCCCGTTTATTTGCTACACTTGATCGTCAGAGTGCAGAGGCATCTGCagaagttattacaggtatacttttagtctgctcacataatgtttatgccataatggatccagtttcaacattttcatatgtgactccatactttgcaattaaccTCGGACTAGACCTGAACAACTTAGTGAGTCATTCCTAGTATCTACTCCAGTTGGCGAGTCAGTGAAAGTCACCAGAGTCTATAGAGGCTGTACAGTTTCAGTCCAAGGTCGCAACACCAAAGCTGATCTCATAGAGTTAGAAATGGTGGATTTTAATGTgatcatgggtatggattggttgtcttcctgctatgccatgttagattgtcatgccaagatagtcaggttccaatttccaaatgaagaagtcttagagtggaagggtagttcagcatcgcttgtaggtaagtttatttcttatCTTAAGGCACAACGAATGATCGGTAAGGGGTGTCTCGCCTATTTGGCTCACATTATTAATCCAGAATCAGAACCACCAACTCTTCAGTCAGTGCCAATTGTTAGAGAATTTCCAGAAGTTTTCCCATATGACCTTCCCGGACTTCCTCCCGAAAGAATCATAGACTTAGGCATTGATCtcatgccaggcactcagcccatatctataccTCCCTATAGGATGGCTCCAACAGAACTTAATGAGTTGAGAGAACAGTTGAAAGACCTTCTTGACAAGGGCTTCATCAGGCCGAGTGTTTCACCGTGGGGTTCCCCGGTCCTGTTTGTCAAAAAGAAAGATAGGTCTCTCAGAATGTGTGtcgactatcggcagttgaataaagttactattaagaacaagtacccacttccaagaattgatgatttatttgatcaacttcagggtgaaaagtacttttcaaaaatagacttgaggtcgggataccatcagttgagaatcagaaaggaggatatatctaaaacaacctttagaactcgctacgggcactatgaatttctagtaatgtccttcgggttgacaaatgctccagctgcattcatggaCCTCATGAACAGAGTTTTCAAGCCATTCCTGGATACCTTTATTATCGTGTTTATAGacgatattttggtatactctaAGAGTAAAAAAGAACATGCAGAACACCTTAGAATAGCCTTGCAGACCTTGAAGGAGaatgagctttatgccaagttttcaaaatgtgagttctggttgcagtcagttgcattcttaggccacgtggtatctagtgaaggaataaaagtagaccctcagaagacagaagcagtcaagaactggcccaggccgacaacgccaaccgaaatcaggagtttcttggggttagctggctactatagaaggtttgtagaggggttttcctcacttgcagctccattaactaagttgactcagaaagcagttaagttccaatggtcagaCGCTTGTGAcagagttttcaagagttaaagaagaggttgaccacTGCACCTGTGCTAACCTTGCCAACAGGTTCGGGTGGgttcacagtgtattgtgatgcctccagagtgggacttggttgtgttcttatgcaaaatggaaaagttattgcttatgcttccaggcagttaaagaatcatgaaaagaactaccccacacacgacttggagcttgcagcagtggtgtttgcattaaaaatatggcgacactacctttatggcgagcattctgaagtgtttacagatcacaaaaacctccagtacattttcaagcaaaaagaactaaatttgagacagagaaggtggctcgagctattgaaggattatgacatcaatatcctttatcacccgggcaaagctaatgtggtagtagatgcacttagtaggaagtcaacgggtgtcttggcccatcttgcagtacaaaggagatctttgggtcgagaaattcaaaaactagcAAATGATGGAATTAGATTGGATGAGACTGAAGAAGGAGACATAACTGCTTATGCCTTAGCGCAATCCTCCCTAGTTgcgcatgttaaggctaagcaagacgaagattcgtacttagtgaaattaaaagaaggagtcagaagcaaagaaattactgctttcactctaggaagtgacggagttttgaagttgaatgatcggttatgtgtgcctgatgtagatggtcttaggaaggccataatggaggaggctcacagttcgagatactctatccacccaggtgctaccaaaatgtatctagatttgaaagagttgtattggtggaaaggcatgaagaaacaagtagcaaatcatgtggctaaatgtttaaattgtcagcaagtcaaagccgagcatcagaggcctggtggcctagctcaagatatagagataccacagtggaagtgggagatgattaatatggatttcgtagTAGGTCTACCTCGCACATACCGTAAACATGATTCAATTTCGGTTATTGTAGACCGACTGACAAAGTCCGCGCATTTCCTATCAGTAAAGACGACAGACTCCGCAGAGCAGTATGTGCGGTTGTACATAAAAGAAATAGTCCGATTGCATGGTACTCCAATTTCAATCATATCTGACAAAGACTCTCAGTTCACGGCAAATTTTTGGCAGGCATTTCAGAAAAGATTAGGTACCAAGGTCAATTTAAGCACCGcttttcatccacagaccgatggCCAGGCAGAAAGGACCATTCAGACTCTCGAAGATATAATGCATGTgtgtgttatagattttggaggtaattgggatgatcacttgccacttatagaatttgcttacaataacagctaccaggccagcattggtatggctccttatgaagcaTTGTATGggcggagatgtaggtctccggtgggttggtttgaaccagcagaggtgccgttgattggtccagagtttgtttgtgaggccttggagaaagttcagctaattagagaaagacttaaagcggcacagagtcgtcaaaagtcttattctgacaagaggcatcgtgagttagagttcatggttggtgataaggtgtttctgaaagtttcaccaatgaaaggagttatgaggtttggtaagaaatggaaacttagccctagatttatcggaccttatgaaattctagaaaagaaaggaaacgtggcttataagctagcgctaccccttgagttgtcctctgttcatcctgtctttcatgtgtctatgcttagaaAGTACATCCATGATGAGTCGCATATAATACCTGTCGATACCATAGAAATTAAGGAAGGCCTGACTTATGAAGAGGTACCTATAGAAATTctcgataggcaagtaagaaagttAAGAACAAAAGAATTAGCatcggtaaaagttttgtggagtaatcatgattcaaaagaaGCTACGTGGGAGGTCGAGGAAGATATGAGGAAGAAATATCCTTATTTATTTGAGTAACAAGGTATGTGAACCTAGGTTTGACTTGAcatttatatttcatttattaatACAAGTTAGCAAGTGTTTATGTCCTTCTTAGATTATACTTAGTTGTTGTAGTAATTTAGTTTATGCCATagtatatttaatttattaaagtgATTTACTTGTGCTAGAGTTGTTGTGCTTTAGATTCTTGTTAGTTATCGTGGTACCTCCTTACCGGAGTGTGAGTAATTAATTTATGAGCTGCgtatggtgcctatgaatggcctgttatggtatatttggttgttgttggtgtagttgtggtatttgtgacagggatatttttttggatagtccaatttacaggggaaactctgccgaaatttttaaaattttagggAGTCAGCCAAAATTTTGAATCCCTTGCAAGAGTGAGTAGTGCTAAGAAAATTTAAGAGGTTCAAGGACTTAAGGAATGATTGTTAGCGCACGAATAAGGTCctagcaacattcgaggacgaatgtttttaagAGAGAAAGATTTTAACACTCCttaaatttataaaagtttcaagataCGCTAATtatagaactaaattattattattactattatttttatcttgtttatagtgatatatatatatacacacacacacttaaaCAAGTGGATATACAATTATGAAAAtgttaataattttaatattgttaagtaTTAAAGGTGGATATCATTAATTAGTAGTTAAgtcacaaaagaaaaaaaaagtaggttgaaagcaaataaaataatttaaaaaaaaatacaaaaggcTTAAAGCCTTGGAATAAGAATGAGCGTAATTCTCATTCAGAAAGGCAAGAAGCCTATTTCTAACAAACAAGGAAATAAAGAGGCGCATAACACAAAAAAAACACATACGCGGGGGTAGGAACAGAGGCGGACAGATATTGCAGCGAAAAAAATTCTAGGGTTCTTCATAACTCACTTATTCTTGAACTCATGTTTGTAAAATCCCCTATTGTCAATTACCCTACAGTAGTAATAGGTAAGAATAgaatagttaattcccttctCCCTCTATATCAACAATAGATTTCATATTTAGGTGTAGTACTTTAAAATAGATTAAAATACACCGATTGTTGTAGAAACAATTGTTTGACGGGTATAAATTTGACTGGAGTCTACGTATTGGCCCAAGGAgtattgaggtgagttgatataaccctttactaaagtggtttaactcacaaaagcacacatacaaggtgtttgatgaattgcttaaaagagtttatctttatttaattagagcgagtgagtacccattaatttagaattgttctagcaaaagtttagatgatcTATTATGCTATATGTGcttaaatttttatatttttgtgtaattcttatatgctattttcatgttgaagattatgaagaagaaagagtctttagaaatatttttatatgtttatttcattcttatgccatgctttacatttaagggcaccaatatgagcatgtacataatgttctataaagaaaagatttagacttgaaaaagtCACAaggaagaagttttagaaagaaaagatttttggggagtatccgttattctgagaaggggtcatcgtccaggccgagggtcctgaccaaggcgttgacttcctgaaactacttgtgccaaagtagggagcacatgagccgagggtctcgttgctgagaatttacttagccatgctaaggtatgatacatgagcgctgagaaccatgaagcgagtgacacctcgtggattggacctattcgatcag from Nicotiana sylvestris chromosome 12, ASM39365v2, whole genome shotgun sequence encodes the following:
- the LOC104210396 gene encoding uncharacterized protein; amino-acid sequence: MANFIPEEDMAAKTTEFEQIKQGNQSVQEYYMEFIRLAKHAPHMVKTEKAKIRRFVGGLAYHIKDTTSAAAVGMTAFSSVVGFAKHLEKDRQQRREEKEHNKKSRTTGRFNGTSSRGGRDSSNKESLAPAQFSHQSGGGSSFRRTQSNGNQSRQNQNFRTSSSHSQSHAEQHSHQQSLCGTYKRQHSGQCKLGFHGCYHFGDIGHIKANCPKLQRNFSGRSTRPSSSSATAVAPPQARGSHNQSRHGAGRGADRVTQGWGQPRLFATLDRQSAEASAEVITVGESVKVTRVYRGCTVSVQGRNTKADLIELEMVDFNVIMGMDWLSSCYAMLDCHAKIVRFQFPNEEVLEWKGSSASLVGKFISYLKAQRMIGKGCLAYLAHIINPESEPPTLQSVPIVREFPEVFPYDLPGLPPERIIDLGIDLMPGTQPISIPPYRMAPTELNELREQLKDLLDKGFIRPSVSPWGSPVLFVKKKDRVFKPFLDTFIIVFIDDILVYSKSKKEHAEHLRIALQTLKENELYAKFSKLQRRSLGREIQKLANDGIRLDETEEGDITAYALAQSSLVAHVKAKQDEDSYLVKLKEGAFQKRLGTKVNLSTAFHPQTDGQAERTIQTLEDIMHVCVIDFGGNWDDHLPLIEFAYNNSYQASIGMAPYEALYGRRCRSPVGWFEPAEVPLIGPERTGYELGLPSLPVILVSSAFVRGVFLESFSFSYFFVYLEN